One stretch of Rhodococcus pseudokoreensis DNA includes these proteins:
- a CDS encoding ArsR/SmtB family transcription factor, producing the protein MNADSGACRRRLPDDQVDLVVEVFRMLADSTRVQVLWALVDRECSVNDLAEHVGKPAPSVSQHLAKLRMARLVRTRREGTQVIYRLENDHVRQLVTDAVFNAEHAGPGVPGHHRTGDDLRILHPETDLTAPPVRVEENPA; encoded by the coding sequence ATGAATGCAGATAGCGGGGCATGTCGGCGGAGGTTGCCGGACGATCAGGTCGACCTGGTGGTCGAGGTGTTCCGGATGCTGGCCGATTCGACGCGGGTGCAGGTGTTGTGGGCGTTGGTGGACCGGGAGTGCTCGGTCAACGACCTCGCCGAGCATGTGGGGAAGCCGGCACCGTCGGTGTCGCAGCATCTGGCGAAGCTGCGGATGGCCCGGCTGGTCCGCACCCGGAGGGAGGGCACTCAGGTGATCTATCGGTTGGAGAACGATCACGTCCGGCAGTTGGTGACCGATGCGGTGTTCAATGCCGAGCATGCCGGCCCAGGTGTTCCCGGTCATCACCGCACCGGCGACGATCTGCGCATCCTGCACCCCGAAACCGATCTCACCGCGCCGCCGGTTCGCGTCGAGGAGAACCCAGCATGA
- a CDS encoding cation diffusion facilitator family transporter: MSHLKGAPAHATHGHGHGHGHGRGHGGRFGAAVREVFAPHSHDAADSVDDALESSAIGIRAVKISLVVLGVTAIAQLVIVAVSGSVALLADTVHNFSDALTAIPLWIAFALGRRAATRRYTYGFGRAEDLAGLFVVAMITLSAVIAGVEAVRRLINPVPIEHLGWVAAAGLVGFIGNELVALYRIRVGRQIGSAALVADGLHARTDGFTSLAVLFGAGGVALGFPLADPIVGLVITVAILAVLRTAVRDVFRRLMDGVDPELVDAAEGSLSADPGVRSVRSVRMRWIGHRLHADVELDIDPDTSLADAHRLAHEAEHTLTHAVPKLSTALVHAYPAHSPVAAGRH, translated from the coding sequence ATGAGTCACCTGAAAGGTGCCCCTGCCCATGCCACACACGGCCACGGCCACGGGCATGGGCATGGGCGCGGGCATGGTGGCCGGTTCGGTGCCGCGGTGCGGGAGGTGTTCGCCCCGCACAGTCACGACGCCGCGGACAGTGTCGATGATGCCCTCGAGTCCAGTGCCATCGGTATCCGGGCGGTCAAGATCAGCCTGGTCGTCCTGGGTGTCACCGCGATCGCGCAGTTGGTGATCGTGGCGGTGTCCGGGTCGGTGGCGCTGTTGGCGGACACGGTGCACAACTTCTCCGATGCCCTGACGGCGATCCCGCTGTGGATCGCGTTCGCGCTCGGCCGTCGGGCGGCGACCCGCCGCTACACCTACGGTTTCGGGCGGGCCGAGGACCTGGCCGGGTTGTTCGTCGTCGCGATGATCACCCTGTCCGCAGTGATCGCCGGGGTCGAGGCGGTGCGCCGGCTGATCAACCCCGTCCCGATCGAGCACCTGGGGTGGGTCGCCGCGGCCGGGCTCGTCGGATTTATCGGCAACGAACTCGTCGCCCTCTACCGCATCCGGGTCGGCCGTCAGATCGGCTCTGCGGCGCTGGTCGCCGACGGATTGCACGCCCGCACCGACGGATTCACCTCCCTGGCCGTGCTGTTCGGCGCCGGCGGCGTGGCGCTCGGCTTCCCGCTTGCCGACCCGATCGTCGGACTGGTCATCACCGTGGCGATCCTCGCCGTGCTGCGTACCGCGGTGCGCGATGTGTTCCGCCGGCTGATGGACGGGGTCGACCCCGAACTCGTCGATGCCGCCGAGGGCTCACTGTCCGCCGACCCTGGGGTGCGCAGTGTGCGCAGCGTGCGGATGCGGTGGATCGGGCACCGGCTGCACGCGGACGTCGAGCTCGACATCGACCCCGACACCAGCCTGGCCGACGCCCACCGATTGGCACACGAGGCCGAACACACCCTCACCCACGCCGTCCCGAAACTGTCCACCGCGCTGGTCCACGCCTACCCGGCGCACAGCCCCGTCGCCGCCGGCCGGCACTGA
- a CDS encoding MFS transporter: MSTTAPGPRLGLRANLAQFLLLVTVNALVGGMVGQEQTVLPLLADEEFHLTGYTFLLTYVLAFGITKAATNYFAGTLSDRYGRKPVLLIGWLIAIPVPLLLIWAPSWGWVVAANVLLGINQGLTWSTTVIMKIDLVGPRQRGLAMGFNEAAGYGAVAVTAVLAGYLASRYGLRPAPFLLGLSYAVIGLALSAFFIRETRNFAHLEAAQHTTTSPGTTGDADLTNRQIFTRTSLTEPALSSASQAGLVNNLNFGLSWGLFPILFATTGMSIARIGILVAVYPAVWGLGQIATGALSDRWGRKHLITAGMLTQAAALALIATGGTFAWWAAASALLGAGTAMVYPTLLAAIGDVAHPLWRARAVGVYRLWRDSGYAAGAIVGGVVADLWGLRAAIWAAAAITVISGLVVAVRMYETHTPTPEPTTPTPGQTAN, from the coding sequence ATGAGCACTACCGCGCCCGGCCCCCGGCTGGGACTTCGGGCCAATCTCGCTCAGTTCCTGCTGCTGGTGACCGTCAACGCCCTCGTCGGCGGCATGGTCGGCCAGGAACAGACGGTGCTGCCCCTGCTGGCCGACGAAGAGTTCCATCTCACCGGTTACACGTTCCTGCTGACCTACGTGTTGGCCTTCGGCATCACCAAGGCCGCCACCAACTACTTCGCGGGCACCCTGTCCGACCGGTACGGACGCAAACCCGTCCTCCTCATTGGCTGGCTGATCGCGATTCCGGTTCCGCTGCTGCTGATCTGGGCTCCCTCCTGGGGGTGGGTGGTCGCCGCGAACGTGCTCCTCGGCATCAACCAGGGACTGACCTGGTCGACCACCGTCATCATGAAGATCGACCTGGTCGGACCCCGACAACGCGGACTGGCCATGGGATTCAACGAGGCCGCCGGCTACGGCGCGGTCGCCGTCACCGCCGTGCTCGCCGGCTACCTCGCCTCCCGATACGGCCTCCGGCCGGCCCCGTTCCTGCTCGGCCTGTCCTACGCCGTCATCGGCCTGGCCCTGTCCGCCTTCTTCATCCGGGAAACCCGCAACTTCGCGCACCTGGAAGCGGCCCAGCACACCACCACCTCGCCGGGCACCACCGGCGACGCCGATCTGACCAACCGGCAGATCTTCACCCGCACCAGCCTCACCGAACCCGCCCTGTCCTCGGCCAGCCAGGCCGGGCTGGTCAACAACCTCAACTTCGGCCTGTCCTGGGGGCTGTTCCCGATCCTGTTCGCCACCACCGGCATGTCGATCGCCCGCATCGGCATCCTCGTCGCCGTCTACCCCGCGGTCTGGGGTCTCGGCCAGATCGCCACCGGCGCCCTCTCGGACCGGTGGGGCCGCAAGCACCTCATCACCGCCGGCATGCTCACCCAGGCCGCCGCCCTCGCACTGATCGCCACCGGCGGCACCTTCGCGTGGTGGGCGGCGGCGAGCGCCCTGCTCGGGGCCGGCACCGCGATGGTCTACCCCACCCTGCTCGCTGCCATCGGCGATGTCGCCCACCCCCTCTGGCGGGCCCGGGCCGTCGGGGTCTACCGACTCTGGCGCGACAGCGGCTACGCCGCCGGCGCGATCGTCGGCGGCGTCGTCGCCGACCTGTGGGGCCTGCGCGCCGCGATCTGGGCCGCCGCCGCGATCACCGTCATCTCCGGGCTCGTCGTCGCCGTCCGCATGTACGAAACCCACACCCCCACCCCGGAACCGACCACACCCACCCCCGGGCAAACAGCCAACTGA
- a CDS encoding SRPBCC family protein yields the protein MTQTHAEPVQRQIVVNAGLERAFALFVERFDAIKPREHNIMAVPIAETVFEPRVGGHIYDRGVDGSECRWARVLVYEPPNRVLFSWDINGRWQIETDPAKTSEVEVRFIAESADRTRVELEHRNLERHGEGWEAVRDGVGHDAGWPLYLQRYIDAVENEQP from the coding sequence ATGACACAAACACACGCCGAGCCGGTGCAACGGCAGATCGTGGTGAACGCAGGGCTCGAGCGCGCGTTCGCACTGTTCGTCGAGCGATTCGATGCGATCAAGCCGCGTGAGCACAACATCATGGCGGTTCCGATCGCCGAGACCGTGTTCGAGCCCCGAGTCGGCGGCCACATCTACGACCGCGGTGTGGACGGCAGTGAATGCCGGTGGGCGCGGGTGCTGGTCTACGAGCCGCCGAACCGGGTGCTGTTCAGTTGGGACATCAACGGGCGCTGGCAGATCGAGACCGACCCCGCCAAGACCAGCGAGGTGGAGGTCCGGTTCATCGCCGAATCCGCCGATCGGACCCGGGTCGAACTCGAGCATCGCAACCTCGAACGCCACGGAGAGGGTTGGGAAGCCGTCCGCGACGGAGTCGGGCACGACGCCGGGTGGCCGCTCTACCTGCAGCGCTACATCGACGCCGTCGAAAACGAACAGCCCTGA